The following are encoded together in the Pseudomonas xantholysinigenes genome:
- a CDS encoding SIR2 family protein yields the protein MELSALKKQLQKQLGDGLVLVVGSGLSCAEGVPGMGPLGRHLVTHIPASLSADDNNLWQEIYPLIETEGLEAALLKHAPTPSLEAAIVQSTGDFIASAETGIISEVFCNAKTLRLTRLIPHLLKPDTGISIVTTNYDRLVELACEEAGLGVDTMFSGHFAARLDPQDSYWGFCRSVKLVGKNVRYKFAPKANVYKPHGSLDWYHREGNPVRYAGSLPLPRLIITPGLNKFRSGYESPFDKHREKANDAIDKARYFLILGYGFNDDHLETHLTPRIKSGVKTVILTYWLSPKARELAIGHKNVIAAEFHQEGGILGTRFIIDGAENFYPDVDYWDLDGFVKGVLSA from the coding sequence ATGGAACTGAGTGCGTTAAAGAAGCAGCTGCAGAAACAGCTTGGTGATGGTCTCGTTCTGGTCGTTGGTTCCGGACTGTCATGCGCGGAGGGTGTGCCGGGGATGGGGCCGCTTGGACGGCATCTTGTCACGCATATTCCAGCGAGCCTCTCCGCGGACGATAACAACCTTTGGCAAGAGATCTATCCGCTCATTGAAACTGAGGGGCTGGAAGCTGCGTTGCTAAAACATGCTCCAACGCCATCCCTTGAGGCGGCTATCGTGCAAAGCACGGGCGATTTTATTGCTTCTGCCGAAACGGGGATTATTTCCGAGGTGTTCTGCAACGCAAAGACCCTTCGTCTAACCAGGCTTATCCCCCATCTGTTGAAACCGGATACAGGGATATCAATCGTGACGACGAACTATGACCGTCTTGTTGAGCTTGCCTGCGAAGAGGCTGGGCTAGGTGTTGACACGATGTTCTCTGGCCATTTTGCTGCGCGGCTTGATCCTCAAGATAGCTACTGGGGCTTCTGCCGTAGCGTCAAACTAGTCGGTAAGAATGTACGGTACAAATTCGCGCCAAAGGCAAACGTCTACAAACCGCACGGTAGTCTTGACTGGTATCACCGTGAAGGCAATCCGGTACGCTACGCAGGATCACTGCCGCTTCCTCGACTCATCATCACGCCGGGGCTAAACAAATTCAGGAGCGGTTACGAGAGCCCGTTCGATAAGCACCGTGAAAAAGCCAACGATGCTATCGACAAGGCTCGCTATTTTCTGATTCTCGGTTACGGCTTCAATGACGATCATTTAGAAACGCATCTGACCCCGCGGATCAAGTCAGGTGTGAAGACCGTAATCTTGACCTATTGGCTTTCTCCTAAGGCGCGGGAGTTGGCCATCGGGCACAAAAACGTGATCGCGGCAGAGTTTCACCAGGAGGGTGGCATTCTTGGCACCCGTTTCATCATCGACGGCGCAGAAAATTTTTATCCCGATGTCGATTATTGGGACCTAGACGGATTCGTGAAAGGAGTTCTATCCGCATGA
- a CDS encoding mobilome CxxCx(11)CxxC protein, which produces MGDSEFIKRCAEKEIYAYGTAYIFESRSRSLRFGLRILSFLSLAVPVSVGGIAMAAANAKLLPVIVTISGLLSIPLFVITLWSLVFRWEERLAASENACKANSELKNGWEDLARYKGADAEEKFSALLERDRVQEEIDKKQDVTAKEKRRMMRASLIQYRRKCATCGVQPISMSVKGSSCATCGDF; this is translated from the coding sequence ATGGGGGATTCTGAGTTCATCAAGCGATGCGCTGAGAAGGAGATATATGCCTATGGAACAGCATATATCTTCGAGTCGCGTTCACGGTCACTGCGGTTCGGGCTTCGGATACTTAGTTTCCTATCGTTGGCGGTTCCCGTGAGTGTTGGGGGGATAGCAATGGCTGCGGCAAATGCAAAGCTGCTGCCTGTCATTGTGACTATCAGCGGACTATTGAGTATTCCGCTGTTTGTTATAACTTTGTGGTCACTGGTTTTTCGGTGGGAAGAACGCCTTGCCGCTTCAGAGAATGCCTGCAAAGCTAATAGCGAACTTAAAAACGGCTGGGAGGATTTGGCGCGGTACAAGGGTGCTGATGCGGAAGAAAAATTCAGTGCTCTTCTTGAACGTGACCGAGTTCAAGAGGAAATCGACAAGAAGCAGGATGTCACTGCAAAAGAAAAAAGGCGGATGATGAGGGCAAGCCTCATTCAGTATCGCCGCAAGTGTGCGACTTGTGGCGTTCAGCCTATTTCGATGTCCGTTAAGGGAAGTTCTTGTGCCACTTGTGGCGATTTTTAA
- a CDS encoding BsuBI/PstI family type II restriction endonuclease: MTDKKHEYIEAAHQIIISLGLPRAQQSERSALSLLALLNLTPGRSWAEAENPLVGITPIMDWAREHYGKEYAPNSREAFRRQTMHQFCDAGVALYNPDKPDRPVNSPRAVYQVEPSALKLLRSFGSEQWHDNLTAYLAERETLIAKYAMEREHNRIPVEIAPGKEITLSPGEHSELIRAIVEDFAPRFAPGSLLVYAGDTGDKWGYFDAALLAELGVAVDSHGKMPDVVLHFVEKNWLLLVESVTSHGPVDGKRHSELAKLFAGSNAGLVYVTAFPNRTIMGRYLGEIAWETEVWVADAPSHLIHFNGVRFLGPYEEEGK, from the coding sequence ATGACGGACAAAAAGCACGAATACATCGAGGCCGCACACCAGATCATCATTTCTCTGGGGCTGCCGCGAGCGCAGCAGAGCGAGCGCTCCGCCCTGTCACTGCTAGCCCTGCTGAACCTCACACCCGGTAGGTCGTGGGCGGAGGCAGAGAATCCGCTGGTAGGCATCACCCCTATCATGGATTGGGCGCGAGAGCATTACGGCAAGGAGTACGCTCCTAACTCTCGCGAGGCTTTCCGTCGACAGACTATGCATCAGTTCTGCGACGCTGGTGTGGCTCTATACAACCCGGACAAGCCAGACCGCCCGGTGAACAGCCCGAGGGCGGTCTATCAGGTCGAGCCCTCAGCTCTCAAGCTGCTGCGCAGCTTCGGTAGCGAACAGTGGCACGATAATCTCACTGCCTACCTGGCCGAGCGTGAAACACTAATTGCTAAATACGCTATGGAGCGCGAGCATAACCGCATCCCGGTTGAGATCGCGCCGGGGAAGGAAATCACTCTCAGCCCAGGCGAACACAGCGAACTGATCCGAGCCATCGTCGAGGACTTTGCACCCCGCTTTGCGCCGGGTAGCTTGCTCGTCTACGCCGGCGATACCGGCGACAAGTGGGGCTACTTCGACGCCGCACTGCTCGCCGAACTGGGCGTGGCCGTGGACTCGCACGGCAAGATGCCCGATGTGGTCTTGCACTTCGTGGAGAAGAATTGGCTGCTGCTGGTCGAGTCCGTCACTAGTCATGGGCCGGTCGATGGCAAGCGCCACTCCGAACTAGCCAAGCTCTTCGCCGGCTCCAATGCCGGGTTGGTCTATGTGACCGCCTTCCCGAACCGCACTATTATGGGCCGCTACCTTGGAGAAATCGCATGGGAGACGGAGGTTTGGGTAGCCGATGCGCCGTCACACTTGATCCACTTCAACGGTGTGCGCTTCCTTGGCCCGTATGAGGAAGAGGGCAAATAA
- a CDS encoding Eco57I restriction-modification methylase domain-containing protein, whose amino-acid sequence MLQQLDTADSVRREVAPRTAQKHKSELGQFMTPSSVARFMAGMFPPSTMQTCRLLDAGAGVGALSCAFLDRWVAGGFDFTEVEATAYEVDDKLRGHLKQHLTAYSKVKAEVIAGDYIELATAEDPQAQGYTHAILNPPYKKINSNSAHRLALRSVGIETVNLYSAFVALAVAQAAPGGQIVAIIPRSFCNGPYYRPFRDFILERAAIRHMHLFESRNKAFKDDEVLQENVIIRLERGGQQGPVTVTTSTDDGFTDLATNEHPFDRIVFPDDPERFIHVPTTTEKSTIELLRGVRYSLADLGIKVSTGPVVDFRLKEQLREMPEEGAVPLIYPGHLSITGTVWPVPGLKKPNAILRNAETEKWLYPNGFYCVVRRFSSKEEKRRVVASVVDPAAFGDHTVLGFENHMNLFHENKRGLPELLTRGLAVFLNTTAVDESFRRFNGHTQVNATDLKLMKYPSREALIKLGQWAKQHNEITQEMMDEQLGKLTA is encoded by the coding sequence ATGCTCCAACAACTTGACACGGCAGACAGCGTGCGCCGTGAGGTTGCCCCCCGCACCGCCCAGAAGCATAAGTCTGAGCTGGGCCAGTTCATGACGCCCTCGAGCGTAGCCCGCTTCATGGCGGGCATGTTCCCCCCTAGCACCATGCAGACCTGCCGCTTGCTGGATGCGGGCGCGGGCGTAGGTGCACTTTCTTGCGCCTTCCTTGACCGCTGGGTGGCCGGTGGCTTCGACTTCACGGAGGTAGAGGCGACGGCCTACGAGGTGGACGACAAGTTGCGGGGGCACCTCAAACAGCATTTGACGGCTTACAGCAAGGTCAAGGCCGAAGTCATCGCTGGGGACTACATCGAACTAGCAACCGCAGAGGATCCGCAGGCCCAAGGCTATACCCACGCAATCCTCAATCCGCCCTACAAGAAGATCAACAGCAATTCAGCCCACCGCCTGGCCCTGCGCTCTGTCGGTATTGAGACGGTGAACCTGTATTCGGCCTTCGTTGCGCTCGCTGTAGCACAGGCCGCACCGGGCGGCCAGATCGTCGCGATCATCCCGCGCAGCTTTTGCAATGGGCCGTACTACCGCCCGTTCCGTGACTTCATTCTTGAGCGTGCGGCCATCCGCCACATGCACCTCTTCGAGTCGCGCAACAAGGCGTTCAAAGACGATGAAGTGCTTCAAGAGAATGTCATCATCCGCCTTGAACGAGGCGGGCAGCAGGGACCAGTGACGGTCACCACATCGACCGATGACGGCTTCACCGACCTTGCCACGAATGAACACCCGTTCGACCGTATCGTGTTCCCGGATGACCCAGAGCGGTTCATCCATGTGCCCACTACCACCGAAAAAAGCACCATTGAGCTACTGCGCGGGGTGCGCTACTCCCTTGCCGATCTTGGCATCAAGGTATCGACCGGGCCTGTGGTGGACTTCCGCTTGAAAGAGCAACTGCGCGAGATGCCCGAAGAAGGCGCTGTGCCGCTGATCTACCCTGGACACCTGAGCATTACTGGGACGGTTTGGCCGGTGCCGGGCTTGAAGAAGCCGAACGCGATCTTGCGCAACGCCGAGACGGAAAAGTGGCTTTATCCGAACGGTTTTTACTGCGTGGTACGACGGTTCTCATCGAAGGAAGAGAAGCGCCGGGTGGTGGCCAGCGTGGTTGATCCTGCGGCCTTTGGCGACCACACCGTGCTGGGGTTTGAAAACCACATGAATCTCTTCCACGAGAACAAACGCGGCTTGCCGGAGCTGCTGACCCGAGGGCTGGCCGTGTTTTTGAACACCACCGCCGTGGATGAGAGCTTCCGCCGCTTCAATGGACATACGCAGGTCAACGCAACCGACCTCAAACTGATGAAGTACCCCAGCCGTGAGGCGCTAATCAAGCTTGGGCAGTGGGCGAAGCAGCACAACGAAATTACGCAGGAAATGATGGACGAACAGCTAGGGAAGCTGACCGCATGA
- a CDS encoding recombinase family protein, protein MKQRIGYARVSTDDQHLDLQRDALTKAGCSVIYEEAASGKSTARPELEQCRKALREGDTLVVWRLDRLGRSLPDLVRIVAELEQHGVGFESLTEKIETDNAAGRLVLHVFAALSEFERNLIRERTQAGLAAARARGRAGGRKPKLDEQQVREIKALLRDPDIQVADVARRYGVSRTTLYKHVGVIAPRQ, encoded by the coding sequence ATGAAACAACGCATAGGGTACGCCCGCGTTTCGACAGATGACCAGCACCTTGACTTGCAACGGGACGCACTAACGAAAGCGGGTTGCAGCGTCATCTATGAGGAAGCGGCCAGCGGGAAATCGACGGCTCGACCGGAGCTTGAGCAGTGCCGCAAGGCGCTGCGAGAGGGCGACACGCTTGTGGTTTGGCGACTGGACCGGCTCGGGCGCAGTCTGCCGGACTTGGTGCGAATCGTGGCCGAGCTGGAACAGCACGGCGTTGGCTTCGAGAGCTTGACCGAGAAGATCGAGACGGACAACGCAGCGGGTAGACTGGTTTTACATGTGTTCGCCGCCCTGTCCGAGTTCGAGCGGAATTTGATCCGCGAGCGCACACAGGCCGGTCTGGCTGCCGCTCGCGCACGTGGCCGGGCTGGTGGCCGTAAGCCGAAGCTGGACGAACAGCAGGTGCGGGAAATCAAGGCGCTTTTGCGCGACCCAGACATTCAAGTGGCTGACGTGGCCCGCCGTTATGGCGTGTCCCGCACCACACTTTACAAACACGTCGGCGTCATCGCGCCGCGCCAATAG
- a CDS encoding plasmid mobilization protein yields the protein MTSSAKEKTTIRRRGKPIEVWVTDEEKAAITDKAKEAGMSRSGYLRAIGMNTPIRSVVDLTAVGDLAKVSGDLGRVAGLLKLWLAEKRGEGASAIDVEGVMMEFRRLQVAIGMKMGDIVKTHK from the coding sequence ATGACAAGCAGCGCTAAAGAGAAAACGACGATTCGCCGACGCGGCAAGCCAATTGAAGTTTGGGTTACTGACGAGGAAAAGGCGGCGATTACTGATAAGGCCAAAGAAGCCGGCATGTCTCGTTCGGGCTACCTTCGCGCCATAGGCATGAACACGCCTATTCGGTCGGTCGTTGACCTGACCGCCGTGGGTGACTTGGCTAAGGTGAGTGGCGACCTCGGGCGGGTTGCTGGTTTGCTAAAACTCTGGCTTGCCGAGAAGCGTGGAGAAGGCGCGAGCGCGATTGACGTAGAAGGTGTGATGATGGAGTTTAGGAGGTTACAGGTGGCCATCGGAATGAAGATGGGAGATATTGTCAAGACTCACAAATGA
- a CDS encoding TraC family protein: METAKARLAKLDNETADRIGRIAIKSGLVNLELTDDQVRKEFDRIVEKISKGIDHEDSSSHQRIS; the protein is encoded by the coding sequence TTGGAAACAGCTAAAGCTCGTCTTGCAAAACTCGACAACGAGACTGCTGACAGAATCGGAAGAATTGCAATAAAATCAGGATTGGTTAATCTTGAACTTACGGATGATCAAGTCCGAAAGGAATTTGACAGAATCGTCGAAAAGATTAGTAAGGGAATTGACCATGAAGACAGCTCATCGCATCAACGAATTAGCTAA
- the trbJ gene encoding P-type conjugative transfer protein TrbJ — MRLIVASLCIGSSLYIAPSPAYAIYCSNCSTFYQQMFEYAEQVNTALNTAEQLQTQIQQYQNMLTQGSGLPNSMFGSIAADLRSVLNIYQRSQALGRLIQNMDAQFNTAYPAFEDYLAQAAISGEAQTRDRYERWSEQGRDNVRSALGAANINTSTFESEDAQLERMMARSHNAAGRMQAIQAGNEIASQNVQQLQKLRDLVATQINMQGNYLAQEGDRKAASEAAEQQFEARKSTRGGVKGY, encoded by the coding sequence GTGAGGCTTATCGTAGCGAGCTTATGCATTGGTTCGAGTCTCTACATAGCACCAAGCCCGGCTTATGCCATCTACTGCTCAAACTGCTCAACGTTTTACCAGCAAATGTTCGAATACGCCGAACAGGTAAATACTGCTTTGAACACTGCTGAGCAACTCCAAACCCAAATCCAGCAGTACCAAAATATGCTCACTCAGGGCTCGGGCTTACCCAACTCTATGTTTGGTAGCATCGCCGCCGACCTGAGAAGCGTGCTGAACATCTATCAGCGTTCACAAGCACTCGGCCGTCTTATTCAGAACATGGACGCGCAGTTCAACACAGCCTATCCCGCTTTCGAAGACTATCTAGCTCAAGCTGCTATCTCTGGAGAGGCGCAGACGCGGGATCGTTATGAAAGGTGGTCTGAACAAGGTCGAGACAACGTTAGAAGCGCTTTGGGTGCAGCAAATATAAACACCAGCACTTTTGAATCGGAAGATGCCCAACTCGAACGCATGATGGCTCGTTCACATAATGCCGCTGGAAGGATGCAGGCGATTCAGGCGGGCAACGAAATCGCATCGCAGAACGTGCAGCAACTGCAAAAGCTACGCGATCTCGTTGCCACGCAAATCAACATGCAGGGCAACTACCTGGCTCAGGAAGGGGACCGGAAGGCAGCTAGCGAAGCTGCCGAACAGCAGTTTGAAGCGCGCAAAAGCACACGCGGCGGCGTGAAGGGATACTGA
- the trbL gene encoding P-type conjugative transfer protein TrbL, producing MDRRLFLLLAMASVFVSADAMASTDLAQADTSVQGLLDLVLQQSHQWSGKLYDYAIRLFWLLASIQFIWTFMPLVMKQADFGEIVGELLRFVLVIGFFLAVMKYSVEWSTAIVDSFRDAAASASGLGRALEPGDMLAVALDFGRTMVKGISVFSPAKGLLIAVCAILVLACFAFIAAFMFVTLVESYVIINASVLFLGFGASQWTRDFAIAPMRFTVAIGTKLFVLTLIVGLIVQSAKQWLAAYTNDEASLMTMVGLALVCCYLTKTIPDVIGGMISGTSMGGGSAIGGMAVAGAAGAAAAMATIATAGAAAPAAASTLGAAGAGTGVAGASGSLASAINSSFAGASSAGEVASSAGGMASSASVGTSTGGSAAAKGASTAGSRVGGGTANTAPSPSLSQPSSSVQQAVKHAGKSAQGNDGKEQPTTPKGGATGSNNTLSQAASGAAKMLGVMASMSVPGMENAHALHPGSGSPAPLPEGNGSVSPTNEVELAAKSTQEESNVIRPASDTSPTPGRLATLQLPGMTSNNQSENQP from the coding sequence ATGGATCGTCGCCTATTTTTGTTACTCGCTATGGCGAGCGTGTTTGTTAGTGCGGATGCTATGGCCTCGACTGACCTTGCCCAGGCAGATACATCCGTCCAGGGCCTACTCGACCTCGTTTTGCAACAGTCGCACCAGTGGTCAGGAAAGCTGTATGACTATGCGATCAGACTGTTTTGGCTGCTGGCCTCGATCCAGTTCATTTGGACTTTCATGCCCTTAGTTATGAAGCAGGCTGATTTCGGCGAGATTGTCGGCGAGCTGCTGCGCTTTGTACTGGTAATCGGTTTTTTCCTCGCAGTCATGAAGTACTCGGTGGAATGGTCGACTGCCATTGTCGACAGCTTCCGAGATGCGGCGGCATCAGCGAGCGGTCTCGGGCGGGCATTAGAACCCGGCGATATGCTGGCAGTTGCGCTGGATTTTGGCCGGACTATGGTAAAGGGCATTTCGGTGTTCTCTCCGGCCAAGGGACTTCTGATCGCCGTGTGCGCGATCCTTGTACTGGCATGTTTCGCCTTCATCGCTGCGTTCATGTTTGTGACGCTCGTGGAGTCTTACGTCATCATCAATGCTTCGGTGCTCTTCCTCGGCTTCGGCGCTTCGCAATGGACGCGAGATTTTGCGATTGCACCTATGCGCTTCACCGTTGCGATTGGTACCAAGCTATTTGTACTAACTCTGATTGTTGGCCTGATCGTACAGTCGGCAAAACAGTGGTTGGCCGCTTACACCAATGACGAAGCGTCATTAATGACTATGGTCGGTTTGGCCTTGGTTTGCTGTTACCTCACTAAAACTATTCCTGACGTAATCGGCGGCATGATTAGCGGCACCTCAATGGGCGGCGGCTCGGCCATAGGCGGGATGGCAGTGGCCGGTGCTGCTGGTGCAGCTGCGGCAATGGCCACGATCGCAACAGCCGGTGCAGCGGCTCCAGCGGCGGCCAGCACGCTCGGTGCAGCCGGGGCGGGTACAGGTGTGGCCGGGGCAAGTGGCAGTCTGGCCAGTGCAATCAACTCCAGCTTTGCCGGCGCCAGCTCGGCCGGGGAAGTGGCGTCTTCCGCAGGGGGCATGGCCTCATCCGCGAGCGTTGGCACCAGTACAGGCGGCAGCGCTGCCGCCAAAGGGGCTAGCACCGCCGGTTCGCGGGTCGGCGGCGGCACCGCCAATACGGCCCCATCACCATCGCTCTCTCAACCTAGCAGCAGCGTACAGCAGGCCGTCAAACATGCCGGAAAGTCAGCGCAGGGAAATGATGGCAAGGAACAGCCTACGACACCAAAAGGTGGAGCCACCGGCTCCAATAACACGCTTTCGCAAGCGGCTAGTGGTGCAGCAAAAATGCTCGGCGTAATGGCATCAATGTCAGTGCCGGGTATGGAGAACGCGCATGCCTTGCATCCTGGCTCAGGATCTCCAGCACCTCTTCCAGAGGGTAACGGTTCGGTGAGTCCGACTAATGAAGTGGAGTTAGCTGCTAAATCCACACAAGAGGAATCCAATGTCATCCGTCCCGCCTCCGACACCAGCCCTACCCCCGGCCGCCTCGCAACGCTCCAGTTGCCCGGCATGACCTCGAACAACCAATCGGAAAACCAACCATGA
- a CDS encoding helicase RepA family protein, with translation MAIDLREAFESEPPTLDFIWPGFLAGTVGALVAPGATGKSFWALEAAMAIACSVAGGDLVGLAPACTGRVVYFAGEDPEAALVRRIHAIGRHLNQQARESIARNLTLEPIMGKRLNVMDDRHLARVNEFCDGARLIVLDTLSRIHDRDENSNGDMSRLVATLEHVAANTGASVLYLHHVSKGSAREGQTDQQQAARGASALIDNARWCGFVAKMTEDEAKRLSDRTYERQPIGNDRRSFFVRFGVSKQNYDATPLDQWYQRQEGGVLVPVELAEVRKGSPLQFANGSDDERW, from the coding sequence GTGGCAATTGACTTACGGGAAGCGTTCGAGAGTGAGCCTCCCACTCTAGACTTTATTTGGCCGGGATTCCTCGCTGGTACAGTAGGAGCTTTGGTAGCTCCCGGAGCTACAGGCAAAAGCTTTTGGGCTTTGGAAGCTGCAATGGCCATCGCATGCAGCGTTGCAGGCGGGGATCTTGTAGGGCTCGCCCCAGCATGTACTGGCCGCGTCGTCTACTTCGCAGGAGAAGACCCAGAAGCCGCACTCGTGCGCCGGATTCATGCCATCGGTCGGCACCTGAATCAGCAGGCACGTGAATCCATCGCGAGGAACCTTACCCTTGAGCCAATAATGGGTAAGCGGCTGAACGTAATGGATGATCGGCATCTTGCCCGGGTCAACGAGTTTTGCGACGGTGCCCGGTTGATCGTACTGGACACACTCAGCCGGATTCACGACCGTGACGAGAATAGCAACGGTGACATGTCGCGGCTTGTCGCTACGCTTGAGCACGTTGCTGCCAACACCGGAGCATCGGTGTTGTACCTTCATCATGTCAGTAAGGGTAGCGCCCGCGAGGGGCAAACCGATCAGCAGCAGGCAGCGCGTGGTGCATCAGCTCTAATCGACAATGCCCGTTGGTGCGGCTTCGTGGCCAAGATGACCGAGGACGAAGCAAAGCGACTGAGTGACCGCACCTATGAGCGACAGCCTATTGGCAACGACAGGCGCAGTTTTTTTGTCCGTTTTGGTGTAAGCAAGCAGAACTACGATGCCACCCCGCTCGACCAGTGGTACCAACGCCAGGAAGGAGGCGTTCTTGTGCCGGTTGAACTGGCGGAAGTGAGGAAGGGGAGCCCGCTGCAATTCGCAAACGGAAGTGATGATGAGCGGTGGTAA
- a CDS encoding helix-turn-helix transcriptional regulator — protein MEKESRKERKVLISKKQLLAMIPLCERTIYNFEKQGKFPRRIALSSRKVVWDLCEVEEWIDACKGSGPAPRPGMGA, from the coding sequence GTGGAAAAAGAATCGAGAAAAGAGCGCAAAGTATTGATCAGTAAGAAACAGTTGCTGGCAATGATTCCGCTATGCGAGCGCACGATCTACAACTTTGAAAAGCAGGGAAAATTCCCTCGCCGGATTGCGCTCAGTAGCCGCAAGGTCGTGTGGGATCTGTGCGAGGTCGAAGAATGGATTGATGCATGCAAGGGCAGTGGCCCGGCTCCGCGGCCAGGAATGGGAGCCTGA
- a CDS encoding tyrosine-type recombinase/integrase, translating to MLTDTKLRNLKPQDKLYKVIDRDGLYVAVTPAGSISFRYNYSINGRQETVTFGRYGLGGITLAEAREKLGEAKKMIAGGKSPAKEKARAKARTKGAETFDDWAEKWLRGYQMADSTRDMRRSVYERELKPKFGNQKLAEITHEDLRALTDAIVERGAPATAVHSREIVLQVYRWAIERGQKVENPADLVRSASIAKFEPRDRALTPDEIALMYQYMDRIGTATSVRAAAKLLLLTMVRKSELTNATWSEINFSEALWTIPKERMKRRNPHLVFLSRQALDFFIALKTLAGGSDYILPSRYDSDLPMSAATINQVLTLTYRLAQKEGVPLGKFGPHDLRRTASTLLHEAGYNSDWIEKCLAHEQKGVRAVYNKAEYRDQRRAMLQDWADMIDEWTLRKPRVAD from the coding sequence ATGCTCACTGATACCAAGCTTCGAAACCTCAAACCGCAAGACAAGCTCTACAAGGTGATTGACCGCGATGGTTTGTACGTGGCGGTTACACCGGCCGGCTCAATCTCCTTTCGCTACAACTACTCCATCAATGGCCGGCAGGAGACCGTCACCTTCGGTCGTTATGGCTTGGGCGGGATCACCCTGGCGGAGGCGCGTGAGAAGCTAGGGGAGGCGAAGAAGATGATCGCCGGAGGTAAGTCGCCAGCTAAGGAGAAGGCGCGTGCGAAGGCGCGCACGAAGGGGGCTGAGACATTTGATGATTGGGCTGAAAAATGGCTGCGCGGCTATCAGATGGCGGATTCGACACGCGACATGCGCCGATCAGTCTACGAGCGAGAATTGAAGCCGAAGTTTGGCAATCAGAAGCTGGCTGAAATCACTCATGAGGATCTGCGGGCGCTGACTGATGCGATAGTGGAGCGGGGGGCGCCTGCAACTGCTGTCCACTCCCGTGAGATCGTGCTACAGGTCTATCGCTGGGCCATTGAGCGTGGCCAGAAGGTTGAAAACCCAGCGGACCTAGTGAGGTCTGCCAGCATCGCCAAATTTGAGCCACGCGATCGGGCGCTGACGCCTGATGAAATTGCGCTGATGTACCAGTACATGGATCGGATCGGAACAGCGACGTCGGTTCGTGCCGCAGCCAAACTCCTGCTGCTGACGATGGTGCGCAAAAGCGAGCTGACCAATGCTACGTGGAGTGAAATCAATTTCAGCGAGGCGCTATGGACGATCCCCAAAGAGCGGATGAAGCGCCGAAACCCTCATTTGGTGTTTCTGTCCCGGCAGGCATTGGATTTCTTCATTGCGTTGAAAACTTTGGCCGGAGGCTCTGATTACATCCTGCCGTCACGCTACGACTCCGATTTGCCAATGAGTGCCGCCACAATCAACCAGGTACTGACGCTCACCTATCGCCTTGCCCAAAAGGAGGGGGTGCCGCTAGGTAAATTCGGCCCCCACGACCTGCGCCGCACGGCTAGCACGCTGTTGCATGAGGCGGGCTACAACTCCGACTGGATCGAGAAGTGCCTCGCGCACGAACAGAAAGGTGTGCGAGCCGTTTACAACAAGGCCGAGTATCGGGATCAGCGCCGTGCGATGTTGCAGGATTGGGCGGACATGATTGACGAGTGGACGCTTAGGAAACCTCGTGTAGCGGATTGA